The Chitinophaga niabensis genome segment CAGTATCAGAGGCAGCGAATTTCTCCAGGTAACCTAAAGCCTTCTGGTCAATCTGGCTCTGTGTTGCGGAATCCTGGTATTTGATACGGCCATATATCTCACTCAATAATTTATAATCAATCGGTTCCAGTTTGGCCTCCCCAACTTTACTTACATACTCGTCTATTGATTTTTTAGCATTGAGAGAGTCTCCTTTTTGAAGGTAGGCATCTGCAATCATACGCTCAAGCTTGGTCTTGTATGCATCACTGGCTTGTGGGATCAGGGCTTTTGCTTTATTAATGGCGCCATCATAGTCCTTATCCAGGAACATGATGGAAGCTAAGAAATATTCATTTTTAACATGATCTACCTGATCCGAGAGCGCTAAATATTTTTGAAGATACTCCTTGGCTTTTGGCAAAGAAAACTGCTGTGGCCGGGGAGTGTAGTAAAACTGATACAGTTCGTAGAACACAGGAGCATAATTCGGGTCAAGGGATGCAGCTTTCGCATAATCGGCTACCGCCTGTTGCAAAAGTTTGGCGTTATAGTTAACATGCCCCTGTTTCATCACTGCTTCTGCATTATTAGCTTCCATTTCAAGCGCCTTTTCGTAAGCTGCTATGGCTTTCCCCCCATTCTCGCCTCCTAAAGCCCGGTAAGCATCTCCTAATTCGATATAATCCGTTGCCGTAGCATTATACACATCTCTCTTTTTGGCACCCTCATTATTGAGTAATGTCTGCATGGTAGTAAGTGCGTATTGCCTGTCGCCGCCTTTTATTTCTGAATTAGCGTCTGCGATGGCACGTGCCACTTCCGGATTCTTTCCTTTCGTAGCCGCAGTAGCGGCGTCAAACTTCTGGCGGGCACCACTTGCATTGCCATTCAACAGATCAATACGTCCCATCCCTGCCGTAAGTAATGGAGAATTGGGTATTGCCTGTAATCCCTTTTGGAATACTGCTGCAGCTGCAGCTTTATTCTCCAGGCCCAATTCGGATATACCCAGATAATAAGTGGCTCTCTCATCCGTTGGCTTCGCTGCTACGATCTTTTCAAAAGCCTGCTTGGCACTGGCAAATTTACCATAGTAAAGGTTTTTGAGACCATCTTCCACCGATTGAGCCATGCCCGCACTGGCCAGGAACAATAGAGCTGTTATAGTGCTGATACGTTTGTTCATGGGTTTTAATTTTAGTCCTTAAATAACTGGCTTGTTTCTGATTACGTCCAATATGGGTTTACTATATAAAAAAACATGCCAGAATACGAGTAGAGTCCGGCTATTGAGGGGCTACACTCATTATTGAATTTAATCATTTCTTTCGATAATAACAATGCATGAAAAGTTAAATCTGAGGGGATGGCGAGGCTATTGGGAAAGAAGCAGTTGCCTGCGTGGGCTTACCCTGGTACCGAAAAACCGGGCCTTTACCCCATAAAAAAAGGCAGCGCTCATGAGCGCTGCCTTTTTACCGGATCTATTATCCTATAATGCTATTATTTGGTGCCTTTGGAAGCAGGCGTTTTAGCGGCGGTACCACCAGAAGCTGCTTTATTCGTAGACTCAAGATATTCCTTCACCTGGCGAACAGTTTCGTTGGCCGGGTCAATAGCTACCAGTTTGTCCATGAAAGGCTGCATAGATGCTTTATCATCTTTATTGTAATGATACAGCATCAGGTAAGTGTAAGCATTGGTAAGGTTCCTTTTGGATTTTGCTTCATCTTCAGGTTTGATCATGGAGATGTACTTTTCAAAAGGCTCTTTTGCTTTACCTTCCTTAGCTTGCTGATCAACTGCAAAGTTGCTCATACCTCTCCAGTAAAAACCGTTTGCCTGGGTAGGATACTTGGTAGTGAAATCCGCCCAGGTAGAATCTGCTAAAGAGTACTGCTGAGAATAATACTCATAAATACCTTTGAAGAACTGGTCTTCAATTGCACGGGGGTTGTCTTTTGCAGCCAGTGTTCTACCATACCATTTAGCCGCTTTTGCATAATTGTTCATTCCTTTGAACGCCTCTGCAATGCCACGGAATTTCTCTGCATCTTTTGCAGTATCCGCTTCTGCATATTTCTCCAGGTAATCACCTGCCTGTACTGAGAACTGCGCCTGGGTAGCAGAATCTCCGGATTTCAATTTTGCATAAATAGCACTCAGGAGTTTCAGATCGTTTAATTCGAGTTTTGCCTCTCCTAAGACCTTAGCACGCTCATCCATTATTGCTTTTGCAGCGAGAGAATCTCCCTTTTGCAAATGAGCATCAGCGGTCAGGTGCGTCAGCTTCGTTTTATACACGTCATTGGCAGTGGCCATAAGGGCTTTAGCCTTGTTGATAGCCGCATCGTAATCCTTTTGGAGAAAAGACAGGGCTGCAAGGTAGTATTCGTTCTTTGCTTTGTCAGAAGGGTCACTCACTTCTACATACTTTTGCAGGTACTTAGAAGCATTTGACGGTGAGTATTGGTCCTTTTTCAGAGTGATGTAGAACTGGTAAAGCTCAAAGTAAGCAGGAGCATAGTTTGCATCCATGTTAGTTGCTTTTGTCCAGTCACCTACAGCCTGCTGCAGCAAACGAGCGTTGTAGTTCACAAGCCCTTGCTTCATTACAGCTTCAGCGTTGTTAGGATCCAGTTCCAGGGCTTTTTCGTAAGCGCCAATGGCTTTACCGCCATTTTCGCCACCCAGGAAACGGTAAGCATCGCCCAGCTCGATATAATCAGCCGCAGTAGCGGTATACATTTGTTTTTTCTTACGGCCTTCGTTATTGAGCAGCTTCTCCATAGTGGTCAGTGCATAACCACGGTCTCCCGTAACAATCTCACTGTTAGCATCTGCAATAGCGCGGGCAACATCTCCATTACGGCCTTCTGAGGCTGTGCTGGCAGATTCAAACTTTTGTTTTGCTTCTGCGTTTTTACCGCTCAGGAGGTCAATACGACCTAAACCTGCAGTCAGCAGTGGAGAAGCGGGTACTGCAGCAAGACCTTTTGTGAAGGCAGCTGCTGCACCAGCCTGGTTTTCTAATCCCAGCTCAGCTATACCGAGGTAATAATAAGCGCGGTCATCCGTTGGTTTGGCGGCAATCGCCTTTTCAAGGTTCTGTTTCGCGGTTTGGAATTTGCCGTAGTACAAATCCTTCAAACCATCTTCCACAGATTGTGCCATGGCCCCGTTGGCTATGCAGAGCATGGCGACAAATAAACTTTTCCTTCTGTTCATGAGCAATCCGGTTTTAGTTGTGTTTTATCAGTATTTATTATTTCAAAGTAGCTTCCCGGAAGACAATATTCAGCCTTGCAGGATACAATTTAAACTTACCTATCAGGAGTTGGCCTTCCTGACCGCCGAGGAAAGTGGCAAACCCCGCGCCCAGGCCCTGATAAGGTTCTTTCAAGATATAAAACATGCCGCGTGTCAGCGGGTATGATTTCATTCCGATGTAAAATTGGTACGGCTGCACAAAATCCGTAAAGCCATCCGCACGTAATTTCACCGTAGTTACCTGTTTGGTAAAATCAATCGCCGTAGAGTCATTGGTATCTGAGATCCAGTTCACGCCTATCACGCCAATCGCATTTTTATTCTTAGATACGTAATCGATCACTTCAGGATTCGTTTTTGCAGCCATCGTAGTAGCTGGCAACGGTTTACCCTTATTGATGGAATCACGGATAAAACGTACCGTGCTGGAATTCTGATTATCAAATACGATCTGCCATGGCTTATCTCCCTCTCCCACCATGATCTTGCGCACCTGGT includes the following:
- a CDS encoding tetratricopeptide repeat protein, giving the protein MNKRISTITALLFLASAGMAQSVEDGLKNLYYGKFASAKQAFEKIVAAKPTDERATYYLGISELGLENKAAAAAVFQKGLQAIPNSPLLTAGMGRIDLLNGNASGARQKFDAATAATKGKNPEVARAIADANSEIKGGDRQYALTTMQTLLNNEGAKKRDVYNATATDYIELGDAYRALGGENGGKAIAAYEKALEMEANNAEAVMKQGHVNYNAKLLQQAVADYAKAASLDPNYAPVFYELYQFYYTPRPQQFSLPKAKEYLQKYLALSDQVDHVKNEYFLASIMFLDKDYDGAINKAKALIPQASDAYKTKLERMIADAYLQKGDSLNAKKSIDEYVSKVGEAKLEPIDYKLLSEIYGRIKYQDSATQSQIDQKALGYLEKFAASDTVRDLERYEGVAKAFNTARVYNKAAEWYQKYLDLKIEQKQTPAAVDYFNIGFNYYRASAGTTTDTSMLGKALVAFTDLATKFPELTTGYYWQGMSSAGNDVEAKTGIAVPYFEKYISLAEADTEKNKAGLIKAYTYLMVYYYNKDDKTNLQKYMDKVSPLDPNSEAMKQIKENMTSKASNKKGQ
- a CDS encoding tetratricopeptide repeat protein; this encodes MNRRKSLFVAMLCIANGAMAQSVEDGLKDLYYGKFQTAKQNLEKAIAAKPTDDRAYYYLGIAELGLENQAGAAAAFTKGLAAVPASPLLTAGLGRIDLLSGKNAEAKQKFESASTASEGRNGDVARAIADANSEIVTGDRGYALTTMEKLLNNEGRKKKQMYTATAADYIELGDAYRFLGGENGGKAIGAYEKALELDPNNAEAVMKQGLVNYNARLLQQAVGDWTKATNMDANYAPAYFELYQFYITLKKDQYSPSNASKYLQKYVEVSDPSDKAKNEYYLAALSFLQKDYDAAINKAKALMATANDVYKTKLTHLTADAHLQKGDSLAAKAIMDERAKVLGEAKLELNDLKLLSAIYAKLKSGDSATQAQFSVQAGDYLEKYAEADTAKDAEKFRGIAEAFKGMNNYAKAAKWYGRTLAAKDNPRAIEDQFFKGIYEYYSQQYSLADSTWADFTTKYPTQANGFYWRGMSNFAVDQQAKEGKAKEPFEKYISMIKPEDEAKSKRNLTNAYTYLMLYHYNKDDKASMQPFMDKLVAIDPANETVRQVKEYLESTNKAASGGTAAKTPASKGTK
- a CDS encoding substrate-binding domain-containing protein produces the protein MKILFATMSGMVVVAACNSGSTSNGEEKDTPTSGTIHISVDETYKPLLDSEIKVFQSLYPKTKIIADYKPEADCFKDLFSDSARMIIVTRELKEEEKEYFQKEKIRPQSLKLATDAIALIVNHSNPDSILTMDQVRKIMVGEGDKPWQIVFDNQNSSTVRFIRDSINKGKPLPATTMAAKTNPEVIDYVSKNKNAIGVIGVNWISDTNDSTAIDFTKQVTTVKLRADGFTDFVQPYQFYIGMKSYPLTRGMFYILKEPYQGLGAGFATFLGGQEGQLLIGKFKLYPARLNIVFREATLK